One Kribbella sp. NBC_00662 genomic region harbors:
- a CDS encoding redox-sensing transcriptional repressor Rex, whose translation MTRASSRRPGPPTRTERGIPEATVARLPVYLRALTALSDSGIATASSEDLATAAGVNSAKLRKDLSYLGSYGTRGVGYDVEYLRYQIAREIGVTQDWAVVIVGIGNLGHALANYSGFGTRGFRIVALLDADPKLVGERIGDMEVRDFAELEDIVERDRVSIGVITTPAGPAQEVCDRLVAAGVTSILNFAPVVLSVPDGVDIRKVDLSIELQILAYHEQRKSGEAALPQVPELPAMNGLTDLPSVGGVGA comes from the coding sequence GTGACGCGTGCCAGCAGCCGTCGCCCCGGCCCGCCGACGAGAACCGAACGCGGCATCCCCGAGGCGACTGTCGCGCGCTTGCCGGTCTACCTGCGGGCCCTGACCGCGCTCTCGGACAGCGGCATCGCGACCGCGTCGAGCGAGGATCTGGCGACCGCGGCCGGCGTGAACTCCGCCAAGCTCCGCAAGGACCTGTCCTACCTGGGGTCGTACGGCACCCGCGGCGTCGGGTACGACGTCGAGTACCTGCGCTACCAGATCGCCCGCGAGATCGGCGTCACCCAGGACTGGGCCGTGGTCATCGTCGGGATCGGAAACCTGGGCCACGCGCTGGCGAACTACTCCGGCTTCGGCACCCGCGGGTTCCGCATCGTCGCCCTGCTCGACGCCGACCCGAAGCTGGTCGGCGAGCGGATCGGCGACATGGAGGTCCGCGACTTCGCCGAGCTCGAGGACATCGTCGAGCGCGACCGGGTCTCGATCGGCGTGATCACCACGCCCGCCGGTCCGGCCCAGGAGGTGTGCGACCGGCTGGTCGCCGCCGGCGTGACCAGCATCCTGAACTTCGCGCCCGTGGTGCTGTCCGTGCCCGACGGCGTCGACATCCGCAAGGTGGACCTCTCGATCGAGTTGCAGATCCTGGCGTACCACGAACAACGAAAGTCCGGAGAGGCGGCGCTCCCCCAGGTGCCCGAACTACCAGCGATGAACGGTCTGACGGATCTCCCGAGTGTCGGGGGTGTCGGCGCATGA
- a CDS encoding glutaredoxin family protein, with translation MSRVTMYGKPGCHLCDDAREIIRSVCAELGVEWTEVDITQDDRLFTEYGEQIPVTFVDGKQHDFWRVDPARLRKALTT, from the coding sequence ATGAGCCGGGTCACGATGTACGGCAAGCCGGGGTGTCACCTGTGCGACGACGCCCGGGAGATCATCCGCTCGGTCTGCGCCGAGCTCGGCGTGGAGTGGACCGAGGTCGACATCACCCAGGATGACCGGCTGTTCACGGAGTACGGCGAGCAGATCCCGGTCACGTTCGTCGACGGCAAGCAGCACGACTTCTGGCGGGTGGACCCGGCGAGGCTCAGGAAGGCCTTGACAACCTAG
- a CDS encoding class I adenylate-forming enzyme family protein — protein sequence MNVNFADILRDTAQRHGERPALVDGDRRLTWSEVDEAVDRTAQGFAAAGLVPGYRVLLLVANSIDFVTSYLGILRAGLVAVPLNTGLTKPEIATVVAHSGARLAVAGPGLADRIEGVRTVAPGQLEGDAPLPPPIDPEALAVLLYTSGTSGDPRAAMLTHRALSANVQNLTELGEDRMGPEDVVLGVLPMFHAFGLNAVLGWAVATGAALIVEQRFDPEETLDLVGKYGVTRLPLAPPALHTLLGRADLREALRSVKVVLTGASTLDRTLADRFEQVSGHFVHQGYGLTEASPGVTTTLGESEPKPGSVGRPLPNVELRIADEQGEDVEGDDPGEILIRGRNLFSGYWPDAVDGPDAEGWYRTGDVGFLDADGDLFLVDRLRELIIVSGFNVFPSEVEEVLVAAPGVREAAVIGMPSEETGEAVKAFVVPRAGTTVDVSAVREYADGRLARFKSPVEIEVVDQLPHSVTGKVAKGRLRESGR from the coding sequence GTGAACGTGAATTTCGCGGACATTCTTCGTGACACAGCGCAACGGCACGGCGAGCGTCCCGCGCTGGTCGACGGGGACCGGCGGCTGACCTGGAGCGAGGTCGACGAGGCCGTCGACCGGACCGCGCAGGGGTTCGCCGCGGCCGGCCTGGTGCCTGGGTACCGGGTCCTGCTCCTGGTTGCCAACAGCATCGACTTCGTCACGTCCTACCTGGGCATTCTCCGGGCCGGCCTGGTCGCGGTACCGCTGAACACCGGGCTGACCAAGCCCGAGATCGCGACCGTCGTGGCGCACTCCGGAGCGCGGCTGGCGGTTGCCGGACCGGGCCTCGCGGACCGGATCGAGGGCGTCCGGACGGTGGCGCCGGGCCAGCTCGAAGGTGACGCTCCGTTACCGCCGCCGATCGATCCCGAGGCGCTCGCGGTGCTGCTGTACACGTCCGGAACCAGTGGAGATCCGCGTGCCGCGATGCTCACCCATCGGGCACTTTCCGCGAATGTGCAGAACCTCACCGAGCTCGGAGAGGACCGGATGGGCCCCGAGGACGTGGTCCTCGGGGTGCTGCCGATGTTCCACGCGTTCGGCTTGAACGCCGTCCTCGGCTGGGCCGTCGCGACCGGTGCCGCACTGATCGTCGAGCAGCGGTTCGACCCCGAGGAGACCCTCGACCTGGTCGGCAAGTACGGCGTGACGCGCCTGCCGCTCGCTCCGCCGGCGCTGCACACCCTCCTGGGCCGGGCCGATCTGCGCGAGGCGCTGCGCTCGGTCAAGGTCGTGCTGACCGGCGCGTCCACGCTCGACCGCACGCTCGCGGACCGCTTCGAACAGGTGAGCGGTCACTTCGTGCACCAGGGGTACGGCCTGACCGAGGCGTCCCCGGGTGTCACCACGACCCTCGGCGAGTCCGAGCCGAAGCCCGGCTCGGTCGGCCGCCCGCTGCCGAACGTCGAGCTCCGGATCGCCGACGAGCAAGGCGAGGACGTCGAGGGCGACGACCCCGGCGAGATCCTGATCCGCGGCCGCAACCTGTTCTCCGGCTATTGGCCGGACGCCGTGGACGGTCCGGACGCCGAAGGCTGGTACCGGACCGGTGACGTCGGGTTCCTCGACGCGGACGGCGATCTGTTCCTGGTCGACCGGTTGCGCGAGCTGATCATCGTGTCCGGCTTCAACGTGTTCCCGAGCGAGGTCGAGGAAGTACTGGTCGCCGCTCCCGGCGTACGGGAGGCGGCCGTCATCGGCATGCCGTCCGAAGAGACCGGCGAGGCGGTGAAGGCGTTCGTCGTACCGCGGGCCGGCACCACGGTGGATGTCTCGGCGGTCCGTGAGTACGCCGACGGCCGGCTCGCGCGGTTCAAGTCGCCGGTGGAGATCGAGGTCGTGGACCAGTTGCCGCACTCGGTCACGGGCAAGGTCGCCAAGGGGCGGCTGCGGGAGAGCGGTCGATGA
- a CDS encoding sigma-70 family RNA polymerase sigma factor, which translates to MRRAELVDRAQAGDVGAFGELYDEYSLTVYRYIYARVSSSALAEDLTSETFVRALRALDSFRWQGRDFGAWLVTIARNLITDHYKSGRVRLEVVTDEIETHDRQTEGPEIDVLAAATAEVLRDAVAGLPDEQRDCLTMRFFAGLSIAETAKALEKSEGAVKQLQLRAVRHLAKVIPKDLR; encoded by the coding sequence ATGAGACGTGCAGAGCTCGTCGATCGCGCCCAGGCCGGGGACGTCGGTGCCTTCGGAGAGCTGTACGACGAGTACTCGCTCACCGTCTATCGCTACATCTATGCGCGGGTGTCCTCGTCGGCACTCGCAGAGGACCTGACCAGCGAGACCTTCGTCCGGGCGCTGCGCGCGCTGGACTCGTTCCGCTGGCAGGGCCGGGACTTCGGCGCCTGGCTGGTGACGATCGCCCGGAACCTGATCACCGACCACTACAAGTCCGGCCGGGTCCGGCTGGAAGTGGTCACCGACGAGATCGAGACCCACGACCGGCAGACCGAGGGTCCGGAGATCGATGTGCTCGCCGCCGCCACCGCAGAGGTACTGCGGGACGCGGTCGCGGGTCTGCCCGACGAGCAGCGCGACTGCCTGACGATGCGGTTCTTCGCCGGCCTGTCGATCGCGGAAACGGCCAAGGCGCTCGAGAAGTCAGAGGGCGCCGTCAAGCAACTGCAACTGAGGGCCGTGAGGCACTTGGCGAAGGTTATCCCCAAGGACTTGAGGTGA
- a CDS encoding DUF5667 domain-containing protein, whose protein sequence is MSDLHRARARAESFAHAVDHGPRHSARLSDDPELLEAVELVGRLRTAGAVAPRPEFSAELRHRLLEQAAARAATTATPTMVRSAPDSSDDPPGREDVGASVTDIRRRQGRRIRLVASTAALVLLGGGIGSAAAAQQAMPGDTLYGMKRSIENVSTNVSVGDDSRGRRDLEHAMTRLSEVRELAGNGGSVGTINATLDDFSAQSRKGVSRLVASYQQDGDESSISAITAFITSARQALVGLAPKLPPESLKSGVEALATIEQLAQHTSAACPKCAAPKSANTGGGTTSKPNRTTPGNGEPSDPTKPGTSTKASSTIPTPGASTTLQPSTAPTKIPNTTIVEESTVPPPTVLKTPPKPSSSNSPTTTPTVLPSTLTPSTPAWPWPFPTTPLIDLPGIIQTLLPPWK, encoded by the coding sequence ATGAGTGACCTACACAGGGCTCGAGCGCGCGCGGAGTCATTCGCGCACGCCGTCGATCACGGGCCCCGTCACTCCGCGCGACTGAGCGATGACCCCGAGTTGCTGGAAGCTGTGGAGCTGGTCGGACGGCTGAGGACCGCCGGCGCAGTTGCACCGCGACCGGAGTTCAGCGCCGAGTTGCGGCACCGTCTGCTGGAGCAGGCGGCGGCGCGCGCGGCGACCACTGCGACTCCGACGATGGTGCGCAGCGCACCGGACAGCTCGGACGACCCGCCGGGTCGCGAGGACGTTGGCGCGTCCGTGACAGATATCCGCCGCCGACAGGGCCGGAGGATCCGGCTCGTGGCCAGTACCGCCGCGCTCGTCCTGCTCGGAGGTGGCATCGGTTCTGCCGCCGCCGCCCAGCAGGCCATGCCCGGCGACACCTTGTACGGAATGAAGCGCAGCATCGAGAACGTGTCGACCAATGTGAGCGTCGGGGACGACTCACGCGGCCGGCGCGACCTCGAGCACGCGATGACCCGATTGTCCGAAGTCCGCGAGCTCGCCGGCAACGGCGGTTCGGTGGGCACGATCAACGCGACCCTGGACGACTTCTCGGCGCAGTCCCGCAAGGGTGTGTCCCGATTGGTCGCGTCGTACCAGCAGGACGGCGACGAGAGTTCGATCAGCGCGATCACGGCCTTCATCACCAGCGCCCGCCAGGCTCTTGTGGGGCTCGCGCCCAAACTCCCGCCGGAGTCGCTGAAGTCCGGAGTGGAGGCGCTGGCGACGATCGAGCAGCTGGCGCAGCACACGTCCGCGGCCTGCCCGAAGTGCGCGGCGCCGAAGTCGGCCAACACCGGCGGCGGCACCACCAGCAAGCCGAACCGGACCACACCCGGCAACGGCGAGCCGAGTGACCCGACCAAGCCGGGGACGAGCACCAAGGCGTCCTCGACGATCCCGACACCCGGTGCGTCGACCACGCTGCAGCCGAGCACGGCGCCGACCAAGATTCCGAACACCACGATCGTCGAGGAGTCCACGGTTCCGCCTCCGACGGTCCTGAAGACGCCACCCAAGCCGTCGTCGTCAAACTCGCCGACTACGACGCCCACGGTGCTGCCTTCGACGCTCACCCCGTCCACGCCGGCCTGGCCGTGGCCGTTCCCGACGACTCCCCTGATCGATCTTCCGGGGATCATCCAGACCCTGCTTCCGCCCTGGAAGTAG
- a CDS encoding lysophospholipid acyltransferase family protein, producing the protein MADADVIPIGSGGRPGRGSGRRTTPSAAARALAGPGKKKNNRGGDQPADGTATGRSAAGAGGASAGRVRVDDPQSSAGHGADEAHAEALGIVPDVGGPDLSELDFGRLERMVRELFGEDGERRVAEWLAFLRRRLSGDYELDEFGYDSDLTDQVLLPMLRPMVEKWFRVEVRGIENIPTDGSALIVANHSGTMPIDGLVTQVVVADHTGRPLRTLAADLVFQTPFVGELSRKGGATLANNDDAERLLRQGNLVGVWPEGFKGLGKPFSERYKLQRFGRGGFVSAAMRTGVPIVPCSIVGAEEIYPLVGNIASLARLLGVPYIPITPFFPLLGPLGLIPLPSKWLIEFGEPIRTDEFPDGAADDPMLVFNVTDQVRETIQQTLYTLLMQRRSVFF; encoded by the coding sequence GTGGCTGACGCGGACGTGATCCCGATCGGCTCCGGCGGCCGCCCCGGCCGCGGGAGCGGACGCCGTACGACGCCGTCCGCCGCCGCCCGCGCACTCGCGGGTCCGGGCAAGAAGAAGAACAACCGCGGCGGCGACCAACCCGCCGACGGCACGGCCACCGGCCGTTCCGCTGCGGGGGCGGGCGGCGCATCCGCGGGGCGCGTCCGGGTGGACGACCCGCAGAGCTCGGCGGGTCACGGGGCGGATGAGGCGCACGCCGAGGCACTGGGGATCGTGCCCGATGTCGGTGGGCCGGATTTGTCCGAGCTCGACTTCGGGCGGCTGGAGCGGATGGTGCGGGAGCTGTTCGGTGAGGACGGCGAGCGCCGCGTCGCCGAGTGGCTGGCGTTCCTGCGCAGGCGGCTGAGCGGTGACTACGAGCTCGACGAGTTCGGGTACGACTCCGATCTGACCGACCAGGTGCTGCTGCCGATGCTGCGCCCGATGGTGGAGAAGTGGTTCCGCGTCGAGGTGCGCGGCATCGAGAACATCCCCACCGACGGCAGCGCGCTGATCGTCGCGAACCACTCCGGCACGATGCCGATCGACGGACTGGTGACCCAGGTCGTCGTCGCGGACCACACCGGCCGGCCGCTCCGCACGCTGGCGGCGGATCTGGTGTTCCAGACGCCGTTCGTCGGCGAGCTGTCCCGTAAGGGCGGCGCCACGCTGGCGAACAACGACGACGCCGAACGGCTGCTCCGCCAGGGCAACCTGGTCGGCGTCTGGCCCGAGGGGTTCAAGGGCCTCGGCAAGCCGTTCTCCGAGCGGTACAAGCTGCAGCGGTTCGGGCGGGGCGGGTTCGTCAGCGCCGCGATGCGCACCGGCGTACCGATCGTCCCGTGCTCGATCGTCGGCGCCGAGGAGATCTATCCGCTGGTCGGCAACATCGCCTCGCTGGCGCGCCTGCTCGGCGTCCCGTACATCCCGATCACGCCGTTCTTCCCGCTGCTCGGTCCGCTCGGCCTGATCCCGCTGCCGTCGAAGTGGCTGATCGAGTTCGGCGAGCCGATCCGCACCGACGAATTCCCGGACGGCGCCGCGGACGACCCGATGCTGGTCTTCAACGTCACCGACCAGGTCCGCGAAACGATCCAGCAGACTCTGTACACCCTGCTGATGCAACGCCGCAGCGTCTTCTTCTGA
- a CDS encoding NAD-dependent epimerase/dehydratase family protein, producing the protein MVTGVSRDAGARCARRLAEDPAIGTVLGVDVVPPRAELGRVRFVRADIRNPVIAKVIAAEGVDTVVHTGVVATPGSAGGRSSMKEINVIGTMQLLAACQKASGVAKLVVKSSTTVYGAGPRDPAMFTEEMAPRAIHHHGLSKDAVEVEGYVRGFARRRPDVCVTTLRMANWIGPKTDSPITRYFGLPVVPTVFGYDARLQFLHEDDGVEAILRATVDDLPGTFNLAGDGMLSLSQAIRRLGRPTLRLPSFTASSTAAAVRRARLADFSPDQITFLTYGRGVDTTRMRTEFGFEPKYTTAEAFDDFRASLGVGAMTRVAGLLGAGLGALRG; encoded by the coding sequence ATGGTGACCGGCGTCTCGCGAGACGCCGGTGCTCGCTGTGCCCGCAGGCTGGCCGAAGATCCGGCGATCGGCACCGTGCTCGGGGTCGATGTGGTCCCGCCACGGGCCGAGCTCGGGCGGGTCCGGTTCGTCCGGGCCGACATCCGCAATCCCGTGATCGCGAAGGTGATCGCGGCCGAAGGCGTGGATACGGTCGTCCATACGGGCGTCGTGGCGACCCCGGGTAGCGCCGGTGGTCGTTCGTCGATGAAGGAGATCAACGTCATCGGCACCATGCAGCTGCTCGCCGCCTGCCAGAAGGCGTCCGGCGTGGCCAAGCTGGTGGTCAAGTCCTCGACCACGGTGTACGGCGCCGGGCCGCGCGATCCGGCCATGTTCACCGAGGAGATGGCGCCGCGCGCGATCCATCACCACGGGCTGAGCAAGGACGCCGTCGAGGTCGAGGGGTATGTGCGCGGTTTTGCCCGGCGCCGCCCCGATGTCTGCGTCACCACGCTCCGGATGGCGAACTGGATCGGCCCCAAGACCGATTCCCCCATCACACGGTACTTCGGCCTCCCCGTCGTGCCGACCGTTTTCGGGTACGACGCCCGCCTGCAGTTCCTGCACGAGGACGACGGCGTCGAGGCGATCCTGCGCGCGACCGTCGACGATCTTCCCGGGACCTTCAACCTGGCCGGTGACGGCATGCTCTCGCTGTCCCAGGCGATCCGCCGGCTCGGCCGGCCGACGCTCCGGCTGCCCTCTTTCACCGCGTCCAGCACGGCCGCCGCCGTACGGCGGGCCCGGCTCGCGGACTTCTCGCCGGACCAGATCACGTTCCTGACCTACGGGCGCGGCGTGGACACGACCCGGATGCGGACCGAGTTCGGATTCGAGCCGAAGTACACGACCGCGGAGGCGTTCGACGACTTCCGGGCCTCGCTCGGCGTCGGCGCGATGACGCGGGTGGCCGGCCTCCTCGGCGCGGGGCTGGGAGCGCTGCGTGGCTGA
- a CDS encoding 30S ribosomal protein bS22 codes for MGSVIKKRRKRMAKKKHRKLLKKTRVQRRKLGK; via the coding sequence GTGGGTTCCGTAATCAAGAAGCGCCGCAAGCGTATGGCGAAGAAGAAGCACCGCAAGCTGCTGAAGAAGACGCGGGTGCAGCGCCGCAAGCTCGGCAAGTAG
- a CDS encoding class I SAM-dependent methyltransferase → MRARYDGLADWYEQRFVEGSEPHQPGVLELLGPGSGPCLDIGCGTGRNFESIRASGRTVVGLDFSRDQLGLARTRTDGPLVHGDAAALPFADASFDTAITMWISTDVDDFGAVLLEAARVLRPGGALVAYGVHPCFNGPHVLYEEDGRRTAYPTYRRSGWHTESPWWAEDGIRRRIGMRHMPLAEYLNAIIASGLTVERFEEPTGPDVPHALAFRARRA, encoded by the coding sequence TTGAGGGCTCGGTACGACGGTCTGGCGGACTGGTACGAACAGCGGTTCGTGGAGGGTTCGGAGCCACATCAGCCCGGCGTGCTGGAGCTGCTCGGCCCCGGTTCAGGGCCCTGTCTCGACATCGGCTGCGGCACCGGGCGGAACTTCGAATCGATCCGGGCCAGCGGGCGCACCGTCGTCGGCCTCGACTTCTCCAGGGACCAGCTCGGCCTCGCCCGGACCCGCACCGACGGTCCGCTGGTGCACGGAGACGCCGCCGCGCTTCCGTTCGCCGACGCGTCCTTCGACACCGCGATCACCATGTGGATCTCGACGGATGTGGACGACTTCGGGGCGGTGCTGCTCGAGGCGGCGCGGGTGCTGCGCCCGGGCGGGGCGCTGGTCGCGTACGGCGTGCACCCCTGCTTCAACGGGCCGCACGTCCTGTACGAGGAGGACGGCCGGCGGACCGCCTACCCGACGTACCGTCGGTCCGGCTGGCACACCGAGTCTCCGTGGTGGGCCGAGGACGGCATCCGTCGCCGGATCGGGATGCGGCACATGCCGTTGGCGGAGTACCTGAACGCGATCATCGCCTCCGGCCTGACGGTCGAGCGGTTCGAGGAGCCGACCGGCCCCGACGTTCCGCACGCGTTGGCGTTCCGCGCTCGTCGAGCCTAG
- a CDS encoding BTAD domain-containing putative transcriptional regulator — protein MEFGVLGPVEAWDGEPVDLRGPRHRAVLGRLIVARGRVVPARVLVDDLWADPPAGALSALRTFVAALRRAIEPDRVPRTPARLLVTEGPGYALRTEAVDAWRFEAAVQASLPPGELLPELLAGLALWRGPAYAEFADEAWALAERSRLNELRLRAVERVGEARLALGLASEAVPDLDAHVTEHPWREDAWRLLALALYRGERQGDALAVLRRARETLVGQLGVDPGPALSRLETDILNQAAHLTPAGTVWAETAAAYDRVVGGSRARIESTVGLLRNLAVTGGGGLEAARGHRLAAITAAEELGDPDLTARVIGAYDVPAIWTRSDDEVQAAAIVAAAERVLPTQDHPSIRARLLATIALESRGSRSSRPREAALEAEELARGLDDPALLAFTLNGVFMQTCYQAGLASARDAIGAELVTLSQRHNLFTYEVLGHLIRLQSACARADHPAADEHAAAADALAARHELPLVSVFTRWYAALRDDTPESYRAAAALLDGAGMPGLSEGLLPLALAAHAIRHDQPIPDADYGPHTPWVKGSPNPPPGLLLETYWALTAHAARQSGDTQLLEKAQAALAPAAGEHAAGSGLLTVGPVADFLR, from the coding sequence GTGGAGTTCGGGGTGCTTGGGCCGGTCGAGGCCTGGGACGGGGAGCCGGTTGATCTGAGGGGACCTCGGCATCGGGCGGTGTTGGGGCGGTTGATCGTGGCGCGAGGGCGGGTCGTGCCGGCGCGGGTGCTGGTGGACGACCTGTGGGCGGATCCGCCGGCGGGGGCGTTGAGCGCCTTGCGGACGTTTGTGGCGGCGTTGAGGCGGGCGATCGAGCCGGATCGGGTGCCGCGGACACCTGCCAGGTTGCTGGTGACGGAAGGGCCTGGTTACGCGTTGCGGACCGAGGCCGTGGATGCGTGGCGGTTCGAGGCGGCGGTGCAGGCGTCGTTGCCGCCGGGGGAGTTGTTGCCGGAACTGCTTGCAGGACTGGCGTTGTGGCGCGGCCCGGCGTACGCGGAGTTCGCGGATGAAGCGTGGGCGCTGGCCGAGCGGTCGAGGCTGAACGAGCTGCGGCTGCGGGCGGTTGAGCGGGTCGGGGAGGCGCGGCTGGCGCTGGGGCTCGCCTCGGAGGCGGTGCCTGACCTGGACGCACACGTGACCGAGCATCCGTGGCGCGAGGACGCGTGGCGGCTGCTGGCGTTGGCCTTGTATCGCGGCGAGCGCCAGGGCGACGCTCTCGCCGTACTGCGTCGCGCCCGGGAGACTCTGGTCGGGCAGCTCGGTGTTGATCCCGGCCCGGCGCTCAGCCGGTTGGAGACCGACATCCTCAACCAGGCAGCGCATCTGACCCCGGCCGGAACAGTGTGGGCGGAGACGGCGGCGGCGTACGACCGCGTGGTCGGCGGGAGCCGAGCCCGGATCGAGTCGACGGTCGGCCTGCTCCGCAACCTCGCGGTCACCGGTGGCGGTGGGTTGGAGGCGGCTCGTGGACATCGCCTCGCTGCCATCACCGCAGCCGAAGAGTTGGGCGACCCCGATCTGACGGCGCGAGTGATCGGCGCGTACGACGTACCGGCGATCTGGACGCGCTCTGATGACGAGGTGCAGGCTGCGGCGATCGTCGCGGCGGCCGAACGGGTCCTGCCGACGCAGGATCACCCGAGCATCCGCGCTCGACTGCTCGCCACCATCGCACTCGAGTCGCGTGGCTCGCGATCATCGCGTCCTCGCGAGGCGGCGCTCGAGGCTGAGGAGTTGGCGCGTGGTCTGGACGATCCGGCGCTGCTCGCATTCACACTCAACGGCGTCTTCATGCAGACCTGCTACCAAGCCGGCCTCGCCTCCGCACGCGACGCCATCGGCGCCGAGCTGGTCACGCTCTCGCAGCGCCACAACCTCTTTACTTACGAGGTTCTCGGCCATCTGATCCGGCTGCAGTCCGCCTGTGCGCGAGCCGACCACCCAGCCGCCGACGAACACGCCGCGGCCGCCGACGCGTTGGCTGCCCGCCACGAGCTTCCGCTCGTCTCCGTCTTCACCCGCTGGTACGCCGCGCTCCGCGACGACACTCCGGAGTCCTACCGCGCCGCCGCTGCCCTGCTCGACGGTGCAGGCATGCCCGGCCTGAGCGAAGGCCTTCTCCCGCTCGCGCTGGCCGCACATGCGATCCGCCACGACCAGCCGATCCCAGACGCTGATTACGGCCCGCACACCCCGTGGGTGAAGGGATCGCCGAACCCGCCGCCCGGGCTCCTACTCGAGACCTACTGGGCGCTGACCGCACACGCGGCCCGGCAGTCAGGCGACACGCAGCTGTTGGAGAAAGCACAGGCTGCTCTAGCTCCTGCAGCCGGTGAGCACGCGGCCGGTAGCGGCCTGCTCACGGTAGGTCCGGTGGCTGACTTCCTGCGCTAG
- a CDS encoding alpha/beta fold hydrolase encodes MNEFDYHRVHANDVTLNVAVAGSGTPVVLLHGFPQTHLMWRKVARELAGEHTVICPDLRGYGESDKPDGDYSKRTMAADVVGVARELGHSRFALVGHDRGALVAFRAGLDHPDVVSQLMCLDVLPTLDMWEVLHGTSAAVGFHLYLMAQPTGLPERMIAASSDEFFGYFLDLWAKDPAAIPPEVRAVYLEASRRAVPSIVADYRASATIDVTHDSEDLAQGNKLRMPVTVIQQDWGAALGFDAAARWKAWATDLHHRTTTAGHFMAEEAPDEISAAIRALLER; translated from the coding sequence GTGAACGAATTCGACTATCACCGCGTCCACGCGAACGACGTGACACTGAACGTCGCCGTCGCCGGGTCCGGGACGCCGGTTGTCCTGCTGCACGGGTTTCCGCAGACGCATCTGATGTGGCGGAAGGTGGCTCGCGAGTTGGCGGGTGAGCACACCGTGATCTGTCCGGATCTGCGCGGGTACGGCGAGAGTGACAAGCCGGACGGGGACTACTCGAAGCGGACGATGGCGGCGGATGTTGTCGGGGTGGCCCGGGAGTTGGGGCATTCGAGGTTTGCGTTGGTGGGCCATGACCGGGGTGCGTTGGTGGCGTTCCGGGCGGGGCTTGATCATCCGGACGTGGTGTCCCAGCTGATGTGTCTGGACGTGTTGCCGACGCTGGACATGTGGGAGGTGCTGCACGGGACGAGTGCGGCCGTAGGGTTCCATCTGTATCTGATGGCACAGCCGACCGGTTTGCCGGAGCGGATGATCGCGGCCTCCTCCGACGAGTTCTTCGGGTACTTCCTGGATCTCTGGGCCAAGGATCCCGCGGCGATCCCGCCCGAGGTGCGAGCCGTCTACCTGGAGGCTTCGCGGCGGGCCGTGCCGTCGATCGTGGCGGACTATCGAGCCTCGGCGACGATCGACGTCACGCACGACTCGGAGGATCTTGCTCAAGGCAACAAGCTGCGGATGCCGGTGACGGTGATCCAGCAGGACTGGGGCGCCGCGCTGGGCTTCGACGCCGCCGCTCGCTGGAAGGCCTGGGCGACCGACCTCCATCACCGGACCACCACCGCCGGCCACTTCATGGCCGAGGAGGCACCGGACGAGATCAGTGCTGCGATCCGCGCACTCCTCGAGCGGTGA